The genomic window TTGATTATAAGGAAGACCTGTTTTTTAAGTACTACTGTGGCAGTGAGCATCTGGATGCCTTTAGATTCAGAAAGTTCCTGATAGAGAATATCACTCATCTGGATATGACGGATGCAAGAATCAGCAATACCGAACTGACAACTCTGTCCAAGACTGACAAGAGAATCATCATGGATACCTTAATCACAAAGGATGGCTATCAGGTAGATATGGAGATGCAGAATACAATATTGAATTCCTTTCTCAGCAAAAGGTTTCAGTACTATGCATGTAAGAGCATTGTGATACAGCTGGCAGATGGAGAAAAAGACTATGGTAAGCTTAAGGAGTTCTATCTGATTATCTTTATCAATGAAGATAATGTTCATCTCATCAATCATGGAACCCTGAGATATGAGGATGGAAAGCAGATGAGAGACTGTGTGATACATATCTACTATGTGAATCTCAAAGCGATAAACAAAATAGCAGGACAAAGGAAACTAAGCGAGTTTGAGGCAGTGATCTATCTTATGGCAAACAATACAGTAGAAAACATTGAATATGAAGAAAAGGAAGGGATGGTCCAATATATGGAAAGAAGCTATGAAATGTTTAAAGCAGATGGAGCGTTAATTAGAGAGTTGCTGGAGGAAAGAGAAAAAGAGTTCTTTCATGCGATGGAACTTAATGAAACAAGACAAGAAGGTGAAGAAAAAGGGAAAAGATATGGCATGGTTAATTTATTAAGTCGAATGATCATGAAGAAATATCATAAAGATGCAACAGATTATCTAAAGCAATGTAATGAAGATGAATTAGAAAGAATAAGTGATTTAATGAATGATAATGTACCTTATGAAAAATTGGTTGAACAGTATATAAAAGAATAAAGTGAAAGACTATAGACTTCAAAAAAGCATAATGAAGTGTATAGTCTTTTTTGATTTAAAGTACTAAATCTAACCTTTTTTGCATATGTTAAGTTGTATAGTTATAGGAGGAAGAGATAGTGAATAATAATGCTAAGATTGTTATGAAAGTGATTATAGTGATCGTGATATTGTTGAATCTTCCTTTTCAAAAGGTTTATAGCGAGAATATTGAAAATGTTGTCTCATCACTTACAACAACGGATGTTAAGAAACAGTCTAATGGAAAATCAATTTATATCTATAACACACATCAAGGAGAAAAATATGCAACAAATTCAGTTAAAGAAGGGAGTCGATATTTAATGCAATTATTACAAAATAGAGGATATCAAGTTGATTATGAAACAACTGATTTTGAACTATATAAAACAAAAAATCATATTAATTATGCTTATTCTTATACTGTTTCTAAAAAATATTTAAACAATGCCTTAAAGGAACATGGAAATTATGATCTTGTTATTGATTTTCATCGTGATTCAGTCAAAAAATCTTTAACAACCATTACCGTAGACAATAAAGATTATGCGAAATTAATGTTTGTTGTGGGAAAAGGAAGCGATAATTATCCATCTGTCAATAAATGCTGTGAAAAAATGTCAAGTATGCTTAATGAGAAAATACCTAAAATATCACGAGGTGTCATGTTAAAACAAAGTCATTATAATCAAGGTGTCACAAAAAATATGGTCTTGATTGAAGTTGGAGCCAATGAAAACACATATGAAGAGATTCAAAATTCTTTAAATATATTAGCTTTAGTTATAGATGAGTATTTAAGTGCATGAAACAATTTATGACAGATTTATGTTTGGTCTTATTAGTCATATGTGTTTTAGCTTTATTTTTTGATGATAACAAAGTATCACAAACAATGTTTCAAAGATCAATTGATAATTTTGAAGAAACATTATCATCAGGAGAAGTTGCCCAAAATCAATATGTCACAATTCAGGATTCATCAGATAATCAAGTATCTTCTTTATTAAAAACAATCAGCCAAGGATGTATTCATATTATTGAATTCATAGCAACTATTTTTTCTAATTTTGTAAGTTTGATTCTAACTGATATTTTTTATTTATAAAATGTTAATGAGAATTCACATACATTAACATTTTTTTGCTTATCAGTGAAAACATACTATAAAAATAAAAAAATTCATATATTGTTTTTCATTATAATGGTAATACTCATGAAATAGGCGGAATCAATGAAAAGACTTGTCATCAATCTTGTTTTAACGTAAAATGAGGAAGAAGATAAGAAGAAAGTGAGTGGTATAAATGAGTCAAGAAAGAATTGTTTTTATGGGAACAGCTTCTTTTTCATTAGCAGTTTTAAAAATGTTATTGAAAGAAAAATATAATGTTGTAGGTGTTGTTACACAACCTGATCGTTATGTTGGAAGAAAAAAAGTTTTAACGATGCCAGATGTCAAGATAGAAGCATTAAAATATGATATTCCCATTATTCAGCCTCATAAAATTAAAGAAGATTATCAAGCGGTTTTAGATTTAAAACCTGATTTGATTATTACAGCGGCCTATGGTCAAATCATTCCTCAAATCATTTTAGATGCACCAAAACTTGGCTGTATCAACGTTCATGCGTCATTATTACCATTATATCGAGGGGGAGCTCCTGTTCATCAATGTATTATTGATGGACAAGAAAAGACGGGTGTGACAATTATGTATATGGTCAAAAAAATGGATGCAGGGCATATTATTAGCCAAAAGGAAACAGCTATTTTAGATGATGATACAGTTGGTATTTTATATGATCGTTTAAGTGAGGTTGGAGCTTTACTGTTAAAAGAAACATTACCATCTATAATAGAAGGAACAAATAAAAGTTATCCTCAAGATGAAAGTCTGGTGACATATGCTCCTACCTTATCAAGAGAGGATGAACGGATTGATTGGAATTTAACTGCTAAACAAATTTATAATAAAGTCAGAGGCACAAATCCCTGGCCAGGTAGTTATACGACATATCTTGGAAAAGTTGTTAAAGTTTGGGCAGGAAAAATTCATCAATGTGACAATGCAATCAAACATCATGCTCATCAGGATAATGGAACAATTGTTAAAGTTTTTAAAGATGCTATTGGGGTCAAGGTTGATGATGGTGTTTATCTGATTACTGAATTCCAATTAGAAGGAAAAAAGAAAATGGCTGTCAAAGATTATTTAAATGGTCATAATATTTTTGAAGTGAATACAAAGTTTGAATAAGATAGTTATTTTCACATGACTATCTTTTCTTTTCATTGTATAATAAGAGTTACGAGGAGTGATAAAAATGCGAATGGTTGATTTGATTCAAAAAACAAGAGATGGCATAGAATTAACTGATGAAGAAATTCATTTTATCATTGATGGCTATGTGAAAGAAGACATTCCCGATTATCAAATGAGTGCATGGATGATGGCTATCTGTTTTCAGGGATTAAGTAAGAAAGAAACAGCAACTCTTACAAAAGAAATGATGCATAGTGGTGATGTCATTGATTTGAGTGCCATTCAAGGTATTAAAGTAGATAAACATAGTACTGGTGGTGTTGGCGATAAAACATCATTAGTGTTAGGACCAATTGTCGCAGCTTGTGGTGTTCCAGTTGCCAAAATGAGTGGGCGAGGATTAGGGCATACGGGAGGAACTTTAGATAAATTAGAGTCCATTCCTGGGCTGCATATCATGATAGATGAAGATGATTTTGTCAAACAAGTGAATGACTGTCATTTGGCGATTATTGGGCAAAGTGCTCATTTAGATCCAGCAGATAAAAAAATGTATGCATTACGTGATGTTACAGCAACGGTTTCTTGTATTCCTTTAATAGCATCTTCCATTATGTCTAAGAAGCTAGCAGCTGGCAGTGATGCAATATTATTAGATGTCAAATATGGTGATGGGGCCTTTATGAAAACGATTGAAGATGCAAAAATTTTAGCCCGTACCATGATTGAAATTGGCGATTCATTAGGTAAAGATACACGTGCAACGATATCTAATATGTCTCAACCTTTAGGAAATGCGATTGGTAATAGTTTAGAGGTAAGAGAAGCCATTGATACCTTAAATGGGCATGGGCCACATGATTTACTAGAACTCTGTTTACAAGCTGGTAGTCATATGCTGATTCAAGCGAAAAAAACTGATTCTTTAATCACGGCTAGAAAAATGTTAGAAGATACAATTCATAGTAAATCAGCTTTACGAGCATTATGTGCCATGGTGAAAGCTCAAGGTGGTGATGATGAATATATTCGTCATCCTGAAATGTTCGAAAAAGCCAAAGAAGTGATTGCTGTTCGTAGTATTAAAGAAGGCTATGTCAAAGAATTAGAAGCTATGGCTTTAGGACTTGTCAGCATGAAACTAGGTGGAGGACGCCAAACAACAGAAGATGAAATTGATCATAGTGTAGGTCTCATTCTTAATAAGAAAATTGGTGATTATGTTAAAAAAGATGAAGTATTGGTTTATGTTCATACCAACACAGGATTATCTTCTGCTTTAAAAGATGAGATATTAAATGCTTATCATTTGACTGATGAATTTGTCGCAAAACCAGAATTAATTGATGAAATCTTATCATAGGAGTCATTGTCTTTAAGACAGTGACTTTTATTTTCATTTTCTGTCGTTTTTCTTTTCATTATTGATAAGATTTTGTATAATAATTCAAGGTGGTGAATTATATGGGGAAGTTTTTATTTTATGATATTGATGGGACATTAATGGGAAAATCAAAACAAATCACTGAAAAAACAAAATGGGCCATTGAACAAGCGCAAAGAAATGGTCATAAAGCTTTTTTATGCACTGGAAGAGCACCAACATCTATTTCAGATGATTTAAAAGAAATTCCTTTTGATGGTATTGTTTGTAGTGCTGGTGGTTTTGTAATTGTGAATAATGAATTTATTTTCGAAAATTTTATGAATCAATATGTTTTATCAGAAGTCATGACATTATTTATTAATAATCATATTCTTTTTACTTTAGAATCAAAGGATGCATTATATCAAACACCAGGTGTTAATGAATTTTTTATGCAAAGACAACAATTAGATTTTAAAAACAATTTAGAGTTAGCTAGATTTTTTGAAATCAGACGTGCTAATGAAAACAGAAAACCAATTAAAGACTTTAATATTTTAAAAACAGGAATTACAAAAGTATGTTTTATTGCACCTGCAAAACAAGACTTTCAACGCTGTGTTCCTTTTTTAGAAGAATTCTTCAATATTGTCATATTTTCAAAAGCAGAAGATGATTTTATCAATGGTGAAATTATTTTAAAACATTGTACAAAAGCAGATGGCATTATTAAAGTTGTCAATCATTTCCATGGACAAATGAAAGATACGATTGGATTTGGTGATAGTATGAATGATTATCAAATGTTAGAAGAAGTCAATATTGGTGTGGTTTATGAAAATGCACCACAACATTTAAAAGATTTAGGTCAATATTATTTTACTGATCCTGATCAGGATGGAATTTATAAAGTCATGAAAGAAATGCAACTTATTAGCGATTGAAAATAATTTTTCAATCGTTTTTTATTTTCTATTCATATTTTGAAAAAGCTTTTTCAAATTCTTTAAACGCCCTTTCTTACTCATAAATACATGTTAAGATAGTCATGAAAGGAAGGTTTATATGAAAATATTACTTGTATGTAACGCTGGAATGTCAACCAGTATGCTTGTTTCACGTATGCAAAAAGCAGCTGAGAAAGAAAAATTGGAAGTTGAAATTAATGCAGTTCCTATTATGCAGGCTGAAAATATGTTGTCAGAATGGGATATTGTGATGCTTGGACCTCAAGTCCGACATCAGTTAAGCTATTTACAAAAGAAAGCCGATCATCAGACACCAATCTGTGTGATTGATATGCGTGATTATGGAATGATGAATGGTGAAAAAGTTTTAGCTGCTGCGTTAAAGGCCATTGGATAATCCAATGACCTTTTAATCAATATAGTTTTTTAATCGGTAAGATAGGAATTTATCATAATCACGATTAAAATAACACGCATATATACAATCTAATAAATATTGCAAAGAAGCTCTTGAAGAAAATGAAGCAATTTTCTCCTCTGAATCTTCATAAGAACAAAAATATAAATGATAATCAGCATATTGAGAGAGTTGATTTTCATGAGTTGAAGAAATGAGAATAACTTTTGCAGGAGTGGATTTTAAATCATACATGACATCCATTAGCCAAGGAGAACGATTGGCATAAGAAATAATCAATGCGACATCTCCTTGTTGACATGATGTAGCAGCCCAATGCTGATAGTATGACTGATTGTATAATTCAACACGTTGACCAATTTCCATCATATTTTGCTGAAAACTTTCAGCCATAAAGATGTTACCAACAGTGGGAAAAAGTAAAATATGTTGTGCCTGATAAAGCAGCTGAACAACTTTTAAAAATACATCTAAATCAATTAAATTAAAAGTCGATGTAAGTGTTTGTTCATAAAGTGATAACATCTGACTCATGATTTGATGATGTGTTGCATCTTTTTGAAAAGGATAATTATAATCTGTTTCTCTTTTTTCCTTTAAAAAAGCTTCATGTTGACTGGAAATAAACATTTTGAGTTGAGCTAATCCTGATAATTCAAGTTTTTCAATCACACGATATATGGTTGAAACAGAGACAAAACTTTTTTTAGCAAGTTGTTTAACATTACAGTCCATAACTTCTTGAGGATAATTGATGATGAAATTCACAAAAGTTTGTTCAGTTTCTGTAAAATCTGTAATTTGATTCATTTTTGTATATATATTCATAATGACACATCCTTACTTTTTCATTATAACAATCTTTTTCACTTTCTGATATAGAAAAAAATATCTTAATGAGAAAAATATCCATATGATGTTAAAAAGAAAGTTATAATAAATATAAATAAGGGAGGAAGATTATGAAGTATCGTTTAATTGCATGTGATTTAGATGAAACACTGTTAAATAGTGATCATCATGTTTGTCAAAGAAATGTTGAATTGATTCAAAAAGCTAAACAGCAAGGAGTAAAGTTTGTACCTGCAACAGGTAGATTATATCATTCTGTACAATCTACTTTAAAAGAGTTAGGTTTATATGACTTAGAAAATGAATATGTTTTATCAGCTAATGGTGCTGTTTTAACTGAAAATAAAAATAATCGTATTTTACAGTTTAAAGGTTTAACTTTTGATAAAACAAAAGAGATTTTTGAATTTGGTAAAAATAAAGATGTATGTATTGCTATTTATACATTACAGAATATTTATGTTTATCATTTAAATGAAAATGAAAAACAAAGAATGATGAATCAGGGAATTGATTATCAACTCATTGATGATCAGTCATTTGAAGATATTCAAAATGATGATATTGTAAAAGTTCTTTTTGAAACATTGGATATGGCTTATTTACAATCATTAGAACCAATGATGAAAGATATTATTGAAGGTGAAGTTGCTTTGAGTTATTCATCAGGAAGATATATGGAATTAAATCTATTAGGTGTTGATAAAGGACAGGGGTTAAGAGATTTGGCTCAATTATTAGATATTCCCCTTGTTCAAACGATAGCTGTAGGGGATAATTATAATGATCAGGATATGTTAGAAGCAGCAGGATTATCTGTAGCTGCTGGTAATGCTGTAGATGAAATAAAGAAAATTTGTGATTATACAACACAAGCTGATTGTAATAGTGGAGTTGTGGCTGAATTGATTGAAAAATTTATTTTATCTAAGGAATGAGTGTTGTAAAAAGAATTTTTGATTGATTTATGGTATGATAAGAATAGAAATGATGGAATGGGAGGAAATGAGTATGGATATTGTTTTATCAAGAATCTTAAAGTATTTAAATGGCTGTTTAGATAATGATCATATGTATAAGGTTGGATTATTTGTTGTTCATCATTATGTTGAAATGGAAGATTACTCATTAGATAAAATGTTACAGGTGGGTCATTTTACAAAAGCAGAAGTTTTAGATTTTTGTCAGCACTTAGGTTTTTCAACATATGAAGAATTTCAAGATGAATTGATAGCTGATTATATGTTACGTGTTTCTCAAATTCGTGCTCGTATGCTTGGGATTTCATCAGAACAACTCTTAGAACAGTTGGATTCGTCTTATTCAAAAGAAGAATTAGTGAAAGAACTGGAACAGATTTGTGAGTTGATTTTTAAGAATAAACGTGTCATTCTTATTGGTGCATTATATCCAATGAGTATAGCTGTTGAATTTCAGACAGATTTTATTACTTTTGGAAAAGAAGTTATTCAATATCATCATTTTATTGATGATTTCCAATTTCAAAAAGATGATGTTGTCATTTTTGTCAGTGCGACAGGAAGAACCTTACATGATTATTTAAAAGAAAGTGCTAATCAAAATATATCTGATGCACAAATTGTTTTAATGACACAAAATATTAAATATAAGAAAAAGAATGATTTAGGTGCAAATTATGTTATTCAGGTTCCTGGACGTTTTGATGGTATTCAATTTAATTATCAGATTATGATGATGTTTGATATTTTAAGAATTCGTTATTATCAGAAATATTATATTTAAAGACTTTAATGATTTCATTGAAGTCTTTTTTCTTGTATAATGAAGATAGGGGTGAAAGATATGAATATAGCGCTGATTGCTCATGATCAAAAAAAGGCTGAAATGATTGAATTTGTAAAAACATATGAAGATGTTTTGAAAAATCATCATTTGTATACGACTGGTACAACTGGTTTAAGAATTATGGAAAATACAAATTTAAAAGTTCAACGTTTTTTATCTGGTCCTTATGGTGGTGATCAACAAATAGGTGCTTATGTAGCAGAAGGCAAAATCGATTGGGTCATTTTCTTTAGAGATCCTTTAACAGCACAACCACATGAGCCAGATGTTAGTGCGCTTATGAGACTTTGTGATGTCCATCAAGTTCCACTCGCTTCTAATCAGGCTGCTGCTCAGTTAATGATGAAAGGTCTTATGAAATGATTTGTCCATATTGTCATCAAACGATGCAAATAGGATTTATACAAAGTGAAAAAGATTTGGTTTGGACACCACAAGGAGAAGTCGCAAATGTGTTTGTGAATAGGTTTAAAAAATATCAGATCCCACTGGTAAGAAGACATTTACTGAAAATGAGTCGTCTAAAAGTCTATCGATGTCAGAAATGTCAAATAGAAATAATTGATGAAAATGATTTAAAATGAGGAGGAAATCAATATGGAATATGAAATTATAGGAACACCACTTCCAGCTGTCGTGTGTTATTTAAAAAAAGGAGAGGTCATGTTAAGTGATAGTGGGGCAATGGCCTGGATGGATCCTTGTATGGAAATGGGAACAACAAGTAATGGAGGTATTGGAAAAGCATTTGGCAGAATGTTTTCTGGCGAAACGATGTTTTTAAATACTTACAGTGCCAAAGCAGATGGTAAAATTGCTTTTGCATCATCATTCCCAGGTGAAATTAGAAAATATGATATTGCACCAGGAAAAGAAATCGTTATCCAAAAATCATCTTTTTTGGCAAGTGAGCCAACTGTTGAAAGAAGTATTTTCTTTAATAAAAAAGCAATGACAGGTATTTTTGGTGGCGAAGGATTTATTATGAATAAATTATCTGGACAAGGTACAGTTTTTGTTGAAATTGATGGATCAACAGTGGAATATGACCTAGCACCAGGGCAACAGATTGTTGTTGATACAGGATATGTTGCAGTGATGGATGCAACATGTACAATGACAACACAATCAGTTCCAGGACTCAAGAATAAAATGTTTGGTGGCGAAGGTTTCTTTAATACAGTTGTGACTGGACCAGGACGTGTCGTTTTACAGACAATGCCAATTTCAGCCATTGCTGGAAGCTTAGCTCAGTTCTTCCCATCAGGTAAATAAGTCATACATATGTATGGCTTTTTCTGACTCATAAAGGAGGTTTGTTTGATGATTATTAATGCAAGTGCAAGAACAGATATTCCAGCCTATTATAGTGAGTGGTTTATGCATCGTTTAAAAGATGGGTATGTCTATGTCAGAAACCCTTATTATCCCACTCAAATCACTAAGTATTTATTAAATTCCGAAGTTGTTGATAGTATCATATTTTGTAGTAAAAATCCTCGTCCTATTTTATCCAAATTACAAGAATTAAAACCATATCACCCTTATTTTTTTGTGACTATAACACCTTATGGAAAAGAAATTGAACCACAGGTTCCACCTTATCAAGAAGTCATCAAAGATATTTGTCAAATATCTAAACAATTAGGAAGTCATTGTGTTTGTTTTCGATATGATCCCATTTTTCTCAATCAATATTATACAATTGAAAAACATATTGAAATCTTTGATGAAATGACAACCCAATTACAAGGATATGTGCATGATTGTGTAATCAGTTTTATTGATTTATATGCCAAAACAAAGAAAAATTTTCCAGGGATACAAGAAGTCACAATAGAAGATCAAAAAAGATTAGCAGCTGCCTTTGCAAAAATTGCCACTGATAAAGGAATTCATATCAAAACTTGTGCTGAAAGTTTTGATTTAAGTGAATATGGAATAACCCATGAAGGGTGTATCAATAGACAACTTTTAAAAGAAGTCACTGGATGTACGATGAAGGAATTGAAATCTCAGCCTTTAAGAAAAGAATGTCATTGTTATCCAAGTCGTGATATTGGTGAATATAATACTTGTATGCATGGTTGTTTATATTGTTATGCAAATGAAAATAAAAAGCAAGTGATTGAAAATTATCAGCGCCATGATCCCTTATCACCACTTTTAATTGGTCATGTTCATGATGATGACATCATCAAAGTCGCAAAACAAGAAAGTTATATAGAAAGGCAGTTATCATTAGATATATGAAAAAACAATGTGAAATACAGAGATTAAATGATGCTATTGAAGTTGATAAAGGAGATGGAACACATGTCTACTATCATATTTTTCCTGAGTATGAAATCCACCTTAATGAGATAATGCCTCATACGCTTCAGCAATGGCATTATCATTCTCAAATAGAAGAAGTGATTTTAGTTAATGAGGGACAATTAACATGTTATGAAGATAATCAGGGAGTCAAGAAACATATACTTTTCAAAGGAGATGTCATTTGTGTTCATCAATCTATCCATACTTTTGCAAATGAAACAGATCAGGTTGTTCAAATGACAGTTTTGAGATGTGTACCACAAGGCAAAGATCAAAGACAAATTATGAAAAATGATAAGACGCCTGTTACCAATAATAATCAAGATAAGAAAGGAATTAAAGAATGAAAGATTTAGAAAATATTTGTTTATCAGTTGAACATGATTTTGAAGGAAAATATCAGTCAGTTGCACCGGAAATTGTTCAAACATCATCATTTCAATTTCAAAACTTTGCACACTATGTGCAGGTGAATACTGCTCATGAGTTTGCTTATACTTATACAAGAGGAGACAATCCAACGCTTGAAATATTAGAAAAGAAAATAGCTCAATTAGAAGGGGCAGAGTGTGGAAGAAGTTTTGCCTCAGGAATGGGAGCCATTTCTGGAACGATTTTAAGTTTAGTTCAAAAAGGTGATCATATTATTATTGTCAACACGGTCTATGGCTCAAGTGTAAAACTCATTCAACAACTTCAAAAGTTTGGTGTGGAAAGCACCAAAATAGATGTGCAAGATACAAAAGAGATCTTTACATATATCAAACCTGAGACAAAGATGATTTACTTTGAAAGTCCTTCTTCACAAAGATTTGAAATGTTGGATTTAGAATTGATAGCTAATGTTGCTAAAGAAAAAAATATCTATACAGTGATAGATAACACATGGGCAACACCGTTATTACAAAATCCATTAAAACATGGCATTGATGTTGTTATTCATTCTTGTTCAAAATATATTGGTGGTCATAGTGATATTGTTGGAGGAATCGTTTTATGCCGCCAGGAGATTATGCAATATATAGATGATTTTGCACATATTTTATTAGGGGCAACGATGTCTCCTATGAATGCATGGCTAGCTATTCGAGGATTAAGAACTTTACCAGTTCGTTTGAAAGCACAAGAAAAGTCAGTATTAGAAGTCATTGATTTTTTAAAACAAGATATAAGAATAGAAAGAATTTTTCATCCTACTTGTAATGGTGAAAAGCAACAAGCTCTAGCAAACCGTTATTTAAAAGGATATGGCAGCTTGTTAGGGGTTGTTTTAAAAGATGCTTCTCCTGATGTCATTGAAAGATTTGTAGATGCTTTACATCATTTTACATTAGCTTATAGCTGGGGTGGTTTTGAAAGTTTGATTTTACCTGTCTTTAAAGGAAATAATCAGGCAGAATTGAAACAACGTGGTTTGGCTATGGGGCAATTAAGAATGTATATTGGTCTTGAAGAAACTGAGATTCTCATTGATGATTTAAAACAAGCATTGGATTATGCTTACAATAAAGATTAAATTATTCATAATTTTTTCATGATATTGTGACAATAATGAATAGAGTAACCATTCAATTGATATCCAATTGTATCTATTTCTAAATCCCTTAAAATGAAAGTATATTCAAAAAGGGAGGAAAGAATATGGATGTTTTTGCTGATAAGCTTGGACGTGTTGGAGCTTGGTGTGGCCAAAATAAATATTTGACTGCTATCAAAAATGCGTTCCAAAATTTTATGCCTGCAACAATTGCAGGTGCGATTGGTGTTCTTTGGACAAATGTTCTAGTGAACGATAATGTTGTCGAAGGAAATGCTCAAGGTTTAGGCGGAATATTTAGTCCTATTATGGCACTAGAACCAATCAATACTGTATTTTCTGCAATTCAATTTTGTACAATTTCTTGCATATCAATCGGGATTGTTATGTTAGTTGCTCAAGAAATTGGTGAAGCAAATGGGGAAAGTGGACCATTTCCATCAGTTTTAGGATTTATGGCATGGGCGGTGGTTACACCAACAACTTATGTAGCAACTGAGTTAGTTAGTGGTTTAAGTGATGCTGCTGGTCAATCTTTAACAATTGGAAATATTGTTGAGAATGCTGGAGGAAAACTAGCAGACGTGGGAACATTTTCAGGATTTAGCGCTGATTATATTGGAGCAACCGGTTTATTTACAGCCTTGATCATTGGAATTGGTGCACTTGAGATTTATGGACTTTTTAGAAAAATGGATGCTTTAAAAATCAAAATGCCTGATCAAGTTCCACCAGGAGTTGCCCGTGCTTTTGAAATTTTAATTCCAACATTTTTAACATTGCTGTGTGTTGGTATAATAGGATGGGCTGTTCAGCTAATTACAGGACAATATCTTAATGATATCATTAAAACTGCAATACAAGAGCCACTTATTAATATTGTTGGTGAAAATGTTATTGGTATATGTTTA from Candidatus Stoquefichus sp. SB1 includes these protein-coding regions:
- a CDS encoding PF20097 family protein, with product MICPYCHQTMQIGFIQSEKDLVWTPQGEVANVFVNRFKKYQIPLVRRHLLKMSRLKVYRCQKCQIEIIDENDLK
- a CDS encoding methylglyoxal synthase, translated to MNIALIAHDQKKAEMIEFVKTYEDVLKNHHLYTTGTTGLRIMENTNLKVQRFLSGPYGGDQQIGAYVAEGKIDWVIFFRDPLTAQPHEPDVSALMRLCDVHQVPLASNQAAAQLMMKGLMK
- a CDS encoding DUF1848 domain-containing protein, which translates into the protein MIINASARTDIPAYYSEWFMHRLKDGYVYVRNPYYPTQITKYLLNSEVVDSIIFCSKNPRPILSKLQELKPYHPYFFVTITPYGKEIEPQVPPYQEVIKDICQISKQLGSHCVCFRYDPIFLNQYYTIEKHIEIFDEMTTQLQGYVHDCVISFIDLYAKTKKNFPGIQEVTIEDQKRLAAAFAKIATDKGIHIKTCAESFDLSEYGITHEGCINRQLLKEVTGCTMKELKSQPLRKECHCYPSRDIGEYNTCMHGCLYCYANENKKQVIENYQRHDPLSPLLIGHVHDDDIIKVAKQESYIERQLSLDI
- a CDS encoding TIGR00266 family protein, with protein sequence MEYEIIGTPLPAVVCYLKKGEVMLSDSGAMAWMDPCMEMGTTSNGGIGKAFGRMFSGETMFLNTYSAKADGKIAFASSFPGEIRKYDIAPGKEIVIQKSSFLASEPTVERSIFFNKKAMTGIFGGEGFIMNKLSGQGTVFVEIDGSTVEYDLAPGQQIVVDTGYVAVMDATCTMTTQSVPGLKNKMFGGEGFFNTVVTGPGRVVLQTMPISAIAGSLAQFFPSGK
- a CDS encoding PTS sugar transporter subunit IIC, with the translated sequence MDVFADKLGRVGAWCGQNKYLTAIKNAFQNFMPATIAGAIGVLWTNVLVNDNVVEGNAQGLGGIFSPIMALEPINTVFSAIQFCTISCISIGIVMLVAQEIGEANGESGPFPSVLGFMAWAVVTPTTYVATELVSGLSDAAGQSLTIGNIVENAGGKLADVGTFSGFSADYIGATGLFTALIIGIGALEIYGLFRKMDALKIKMPDQVPPGVARAFEILIPTFLTLLCVGIIGWAVQLITGQYLNDIIKTAIQEPLINIVGENVIGICLMYTIAQLFWLVGIHGQNMISAVKESIFRPMLIANTLAFSSGQKIPHMFTLTSLQMFGEFGGSGCTIGLIVAIFIFSKREDNRAIATLSIVPGLFNINETVVFGIPMVLNPILGIPFLLVPAVGLAVGWFLTSIGFCPRVVLEVPWTMPPLLLGFLATGGNIMGAVSQLIVIAVAIVIYIPFLLAYEKYQNKQMNMAE
- a CDS encoding cupin domain-containing protein produces the protein MKKQCEIQRLNDAIEVDKGDGTHVYYHIFPEYEIHLNEIMPHTLQQWHYHSQIEEVILVNEGQLTCYEDNQGVKKHILFKGDVICVHQSIHTFANETDQVVQMTVLRCVPQGKDQRQIMKNDKTPVTNNNQDKKGIKE
- a CDS encoding trans-sulfuration enzyme family protein, which produces MKDLENICLSVEHDFEGKYQSVAPEIVQTSSFQFQNFAHYVQVNTAHEFAYTYTRGDNPTLEILEKKIAQLEGAECGRSFASGMGAISGTILSLVQKGDHIIIVNTVYGSSVKLIQQLQKFGVESTKIDVQDTKEIFTYIKPETKMIYFESPSSQRFEMLDLELIANVAKEKNIYTVIDNTWATPLLQNPLKHGIDVVIHSCSKYIGGHSDIVGGIVLCRQEIMQYIDDFAHILLGATMSPMNAWLAIRGLRTLPVRLKAQEKSVLEVIDFLKQDIRIERIFHPTCNGEKQQALANRYLKGYGSLLGVVLKDASPDVIERFVDALHHFTLAYSWGGFESLILPVFKGNNQAELKQRGLAMGQLRMYIGLEETEILIDDLKQALDYAYNKD